A stretch of Natronincola ferrireducens DNA encodes these proteins:
- the yyaC gene encoding spore protease YyaC yields MSLLTTQTSDSIHIDNTMAAIDFGGLFSKYIEEYYSSSYQELVFLCIGTDRSTGDALGPLVGHKLERPLLKHPNVYVYGTLEEPVHAKNLKEQIDSIYDNLKNPFIVAIDACLGRVERVGYITIGHGPLNPGAGVNKQLPSVGNLHIMGIVNLGGYMEYMILQNTRLQLVMKMADAISDGIKFSMWKLHKEKLLS; encoded by the coding sequence ATGTCCTTACTTACCACTCAAACTTCCGATTCCATTCATATAGATAATACTATGGCGGCTATCGACTTTGGTGGCTTATTTAGTAAATATATAGAGGAATACTATAGCTCCTCCTATCAAGAGCTTGTTTTTTTATGTATTGGTACCGATCGTTCTACGGGAGATGCTTTAGGTCCCCTTGTAGGCCATAAGCTGGAAAGACCTTTATTGAAGCACCCTAACGTTTATGTTTATGGAACCTTAGAGGAGCCAGTTCATGCCAAAAACTTAAAAGAGCAAATAGATTCCATCTATGACAACCTTAAAAATCCTTTTATCGTAGCTATTGACGCCTGTTTAGGAAGGGTTGAAAGGGTGGGGTATATCACCATAGGCCATGGTCCCCTAAACCCAGGTGCGGGTGTAAATAAGCAACTCCCTTCGGTAGGTAATTTGCATATTATGGGAATCGTTAATCTAGGAGGGTATATGGAGTATATGATTTTACAAAATACCCGGTTACAACTAGTCATGAAAATGGCAGATGCCATTTCTGATGGAATTAAATTCTCCATGTGGAAACTTCATAAAGAAAAGCTATTATCCTAA
- a CDS encoding YkuS family protein codes for MKRIAIQENLQQLKDNLTNKGYEVVGFQDQGHIDAIIYLDDYSGFKNVNDAGETNGYGAILINANNKTVEEIQHIIETRRYGGLFS; via the coding sequence GTGAAAAGAATAGCAATACAGGAGAATCTACAGCAACTAAAGGACAATTTAACCAATAAAGGATATGAGGTTGTAGGATTTCAAGACCAAGGACATATTGATGCCATAATATATCTTGATGATTATAGTGGATTTAAAAATGTAAACGATGCAGGAGAAACTAATGGCTATGGTGCTATATTAATCAATGCAAATAACAAAACGGTAGAAGAGATACAGCATATAATTGAGACCAGGAGGTACGGGGGCTTGTTTAGTTAA
- a CDS encoding diacylglycerol/lipid kinase family protein — MLAYLFIVNPVAGKNKGKKVIPIIEKIMKKEQLLYEIILTTKIGEAEEIAAEAVGKDFSTIVAVGGDGTIHEVLNGMAGSDKILGIIPAGTGNDLGRTLNLPKKTEAALEMILKGKTKEIDLGRMRDKYFINFASIGLDAVIASEANSIKKYFSGRFAYVVAALKGITTFKSNKLQFIIDDKKFYCDVLMITLCNGIYYGGGMKVAPKADLQDGYFDICVIKNINKLKLLLLFPTIFWGKHTGYKEVDFYKGKKVQIFAEKPLQINADGEITDVESLEFEVAKQKLKVIVNNP, encoded by the coding sequence ATGTTGGCCTACTTATTTATCGTAAACCCTGTGGCAGGGAAAAATAAAGGTAAGAAAGTAATACCGATCATAGAAAAAATCATGAAAAAAGAACAACTACTCTATGAAATAATATTAACCACAAAAATTGGTGAGGCTGAAGAAATTGCAGCTGAAGCGGTGGGGAAAGACTTCTCTACCATTGTAGCTGTCGGTGGAGATGGAACTATTCACGAGGTACTAAACGGAATGGCAGGTAGTGATAAGATTTTGGGAATTATTCCTGCTGGAACGGGAAATGATTTAGGTAGGACGTTGAACTTGCCAAAGAAAACAGAAGCCGCTTTAGAAATGATTTTAAAAGGAAAAACAAAAGAAATTGATTTAGGTAGAATGCGGGATAAATACTTCATTAATTTTGCTAGTATAGGCCTGGATGCGGTTATTGCTTCGGAGGCTAATAGTATAAAGAAGTATTTTTCTGGGAGATTTGCCTACGTTGTGGCAGCACTAAAAGGAATCACCACCTTTAAAAGTAATAAGCTTCAATTTATCATTGATGATAAAAAGTTTTACTGTGATGTATTAATGATTACCCTTTGCAATGGCATTTATTATGGGGGAGGTATGAAGGTAGCTCCAAAGGCAGATTTACAGGATGGCTATTTTGATATTTGTGTAATTAAGAATATAAATAAGCTCAAGCTATTACTATTGTTTCCCACAATATTTTGGGGAAAGCATACTGGATATAAGGAAGTAGATTTTTATAAAGGAAAAAAAGTTCAAATTTTTGCAGAAAAACCGTTGCAGATTAATGCTGATGGAGAAATTACTGATGTAGAATCATTGGAATTTGAAGTAGCAAAGCAGAAACTTAAGGTTATAGTCAATAACCCATAG
- a CDS encoding DUF4446 family protein codes for MQQILSIIDNYSLTFIFTGLVMNLFLIILLAINYSITANLRDKYKRLVKGTSGKNIENVLMEHITKVEEVQENLKDIYSKMDILENRMSFSIQKVGIIRYNAFDDVGSDLSYSIAMLDNNNNGIILTGIHGRTETVSYAKPVKDGKSNYNLSVEEVQALERAKTNDLDKVKLKGSRSNKDNG; via the coding sequence ATGCAACAAATCTTGTCTATTATAGACAACTATTCTTTAACTTTTATTTTTACAGGACTTGTTATGAACTTATTTTTAATTATTTTGTTAGCTATTAACTACAGTATTACAGCTAATTTAAGGGATAAATACAAGCGCTTAGTTAAGGGAACAAGTGGTAAAAACATAGAAAATGTTTTAATGGAGCATATTACAAAGGTGGAGGAGGTTCAGGAAAACCTTAAGGACATATACTCTAAAATGGATATATTGGAAAACCGTATGAGCTTCTCTATACAAAAAGTAGGAATTATTCGATACAATGCCTTTGATGATGTAGGAAGTGATCTAAGCTACTCTATCGCTATGCTAGATAATAACAACAACGGCATTATTTTAACAGGAATCCATGGGAGGACAGAAACAGTTTCCTATGCAAAGCCAGTAAAGGATGGCAAGTCTAATTACAACCTCTCTGTGGAGGAAGTCCAAGCATTGGAAAGAGCAAAGACAAATGACTTAGACAAGGTAAAATTAAAGGGCTCTAGAAGTAATAAAGATAATGGGTAG
- a CDS encoding aminotransferase class V-fold PLP-dependent enzyme: MIYLDNAATSYPKPEAVYEAMIDNMKNFGANPGRSGHKMALEAGRGIFKGRELICSLFNIDDPMQVVFTSNATEALNLAIKGILNEGDHVITTSMEHNSVLRPIKSLENYNIDNTIVQCDETGGLSPELIKRAIKTNTKLIVTTHASNVTGTLMPIEEIGKIAKENEILFLVDAAQTAGVYDIDVKKMNIDLLAVAGHKGLMGPQGTGFLYIKEGVEVRHFKEGGTGSKSQELIQPLMLPDRYESGTPNTPGIVGLTAGIEFLLKEGLEKVRSKEEELTQYFIDGLKKIEGVKIYGPQDVKKQAAVVSINIGEEDSSEIAYILDKVFDIGVRPGLHCAPMAHKTIGTFEQGTVRFSIGYFTKKEELDAALAALKSICEEL, translated from the coding sequence GTGATTTATCTAGATAATGCTGCTACATCCTATCCTAAGCCGGAAGCAGTTTATGAAGCAATGATAGACAATATGAAAAACTTTGGGGCAAATCCAGGAAGATCGGGACACAAAATGGCTTTAGAGGCAGGAAGAGGAATTTTTAAGGGAAGGGAGTTAATCTGTAGTTTATTTAATATAGATGATCCTATGCAGGTGGTTTTCACCTCTAATGCTACGGAGGCATTAAATTTAGCTATTAAAGGAATACTGAATGAAGGGGATCATGTTATTACCACCAGCATGGAGCATAACTCTGTCTTAAGACCCATTAAATCCCTAGAAAATTACAATATAGACAATACCATTGTTCAATGCGATGAAACTGGGGGTTTAAGTCCTGAATTAATCAAAAGGGCAATAAAAACCAATACAAAGCTTATTGTTACAACCCATGCCTCCAATGTAACAGGAACCCTTATGCCTATTGAAGAAATAGGTAAAATAGCTAAAGAAAATGAAATTTTATTTCTAGTAGATGCTGCCCAAACTGCAGGAGTATATGATATAGATGTTAAAAAGATGAATATAGATTTGTTGGCTGTAGCAGGACATAAGGGGTTGATGGGCCCTCAAGGAACAGGATTCTTATACATTAAAGAAGGGGTGGAGGTTAGGCACTTTAAAGAAGGTGGAACTGGAAGTAAATCCCAGGAATTAATACAGCCTCTGATGCTACCCGATAGATATGAAAGTGGAACACCTAATACACCAGGTATTGTTGGATTAACGGCAGGAATTGAGTTTTTACTGAAGGAAGGATTAGAAAAAGTTAGAAGTAAGGAAGAAGAGCTTACTCAATATTTTATAGACGGATTAAAGAAAATAGAAGGCGTTAAAATATACGGGCCACAGGACGTGAAAAAACAAGCAGCGGTGGTTTCCATCAATATAGGAGAAGAGGACTCTTCTGAAATTGCTTATATTTTAGATAAGGTCTTTGATATTGGTGTAAGGCCAGGTCTTCATTGTGCCCCCATGGCTCATAAAACCATAGGGACATTTGAACAAGGCACTGTTCGTTTCAGTATTGGTTATTTTACTAAAAAAGAAGAGTTGGATGCAGCCCTAGCGGCTTTAAAGAGTATATGTGAAGAATTATAA
- a CDS encoding ParB/RepB/Spo0J family partition protein, whose product MAKPNKKKGLGKGLQALIPQINALEFEIVEEAVKEDRIKNISINKIYPNPQQPRKDFNKATIEELAASIKTHGLIQPIVVIEKEEGFMIIAGERRWRAGKEAELKELPCIIRKDNEQQLMEIALIENLQREDLNIIEEAKAYKYLIDTYSITQDQLGEAIGKSRPYIANILRLLQLDSRIIDMIREGQITAGHARALLSIHNLQEQYQLALKIEREQLNVRQVEEMVRNLLNPKKKPKEQKRTKDAIIIDIEENLKRRFGTKVNIMKGRKKGKIEIEYYNDGDLERILSLLEETN is encoded by the coding sequence ATGGCTAAACCAAATAAAAAAAAGGGATTAGGTAAAGGATTACAGGCTTTGATTCCCCAAATAAACGCTTTAGAATTTGAAATAGTGGAGGAGGCAGTGAAGGAGGATAGGATAAAAAATATTTCTATCAACAAAATCTATCCAAACCCCCAGCAGCCTAGAAAGGATTTTAATAAAGCAACAATAGAGGAGCTGGCAGCTTCTATTAAAACCCATGGACTAATACAACCAATCGTAGTCATAGAAAAAGAAGAAGGATTTATGATTATCGCAGGAGAGAGGCGTTGGAGAGCTGGTAAGGAAGCAGAGCTAAAGGAATTACCTTGTATTATAAGAAAAGATAATGAACAACAATTGATGGAAATTGCCCTTATAGAAAACCTTCAAAGAGAAGACCTTAACATTATTGAAGAGGCTAAAGCATATAAATACCTAATCGATACCTATTCTATAACCCAAGATCAATTAGGGGAGGCTATTGGAAAAAGCAGACCCTATATAGCTAATATACTAAGGTTACTACAGTTGGATAGTCGAATTATTGATATGATCAGGGAGGGACAAATAACAGCTGGACACGCCAGGGCTTTATTAAGCATCCATAATCTCCAAGAACAATATCAATTGGCTTTAAAAATAGAAAGGGAACAATTAAATGTGCGGCAAGTGGAAGAAATGGTTAGAAACCTATTAAACCCCAAGAAAAAACCTAAAGAACAGAAAAGAACAAAGGATGCTATCATTATAGATATAGAGGAGAACCTAAAGAGACGCTTTGGTACAAAGGTTAACATTATGAAGGGAAGAAAAAAAGGAAAAATTGAAATAGAGTATTATAATGATGGGGACTTAGAGAGGATTTTAAGTCTATTGGAAGAAACTAATTAA
- a CDS encoding ParA family protein — MGKVIAIFNQKGGVGKTTTNVNLSACIASKGKKVCVIDIDPQGNTTSGFGIDKASLEYNIYDVMIEDTDIKEAIVKTEFENIDLIGSSNALAGAEIELVAIKDRETKLKKAINSIRNQYDYIFVDCPPSLGLLTINSLSAVDSVLIPIQCEYYALEGVSQLMNTIQLVKKSLNPDLEVQGVVLSMFDGRTNLSIQVVDEVKNHFKGKVYTTIIPRNVRLAEAPSHGQPIIYYDRKSKGAEAYWDLAEEFIYLEEDVI, encoded by the coding sequence ATGGGAAAGGTAATAGCGATTTTTAATCAAAAAGGTGGAGTAGGAAAAACAACTACAAATGTTAATCTAAGTGCTTGTATTGCTAGTAAAGGAAAGAAAGTATGTGTTATAGATATTGACCCTCAGGGAAATACAACAAGTGGATTTGGGATTGATAAAGCTTCATTGGAATATAATATATATGACGTAATGATTGAAGATACAGATATTAAGGAAGCTATTGTAAAAACGGAATTTGAGAATATAGATTTAATTGGATCTAGCAATGCTTTGGCAGGAGCAGAAATTGAGTTAGTAGCTATTAAAGATAGAGAAACAAAGCTTAAAAAAGCAATTAATAGTATTAGAAACCAATATGATTATATATTTGTAGATTGTCCTCCTTCCTTAGGTCTATTAACGATCAATTCTTTATCGGCAGTAGATAGTGTTTTAATACCTATTCAATGCGAGTATTATGCATTAGAGGGAGTGAGTCAGCTAATGAATACCATTCAGTTGGTGAAAAAGAGCTTAAACCCAGACTTAGAGGTGCAGGGTGTGGTTTTAAGTATGTTTGATGGTAGAACAAATTTATCCATTCAAGTGGTAGATGAAGTAAAAAATCACTTCAAAGGAAAGGTATATACAACTATTATACCTAGAAACGTCAGACTTGCCGAAGCCCCTAGTCATGGTCAGCCTATCATTTATTATGATAGAAAATCTAAAGGAGCAGAGGCCTACTGGGATTTAGCGGAAGAGTTTATATACCTAGAGGAGGATGTGATATAG